In Pseudomonas sp. MYb327, one DNA window encodes the following:
- a CDS encoding YceI family protein, translating to MFQRSIIQTLTVLLLAGASLSAQADWYLDGESSRLSFVSTKNANVSEVQRFLVLHGKVDPNGKAEVEVELDSINSGIPLRDERMRKELFEIQTFPEALVTTQIDLRPINDLAPGAQLELRLPLTVNLHGKQRTYDAELLATRLDDRRFQVVTLEPVVINAEDFDLAPGLETLRKVAGLSAISLSVPVGAVLIFTAR from the coding sequence ATGTTCCAGCGGTCCATCATCCAAACCCTCACCGTCCTGCTCTTGGCTGGCGCTTCGCTGTCGGCCCAGGCGGATTGGTATCTGGACGGCGAGTCCTCGCGGCTGTCGTTCGTCAGCACCAAAAACGCCAATGTTTCCGAAGTGCAGCGCTTTCTGGTGTTGCACGGCAAAGTCGATCCCAACGGCAAAGCCGAAGTGGAGGTCGAGCTGGACTCGATCAACAGCGGCATTCCGTTGCGCGACGAACGCATGCGCAAGGAGCTGTTCGAGATCCAGACCTTTCCCGAAGCGCTGGTGACCACGCAGATCGATCTGCGCCCTATCAACGACCTCGCCCCCGGTGCGCAACTGGAACTGCGCCTGCCGCTGACCGTCAACCTGCACGGCAAGCAACGCACCTACGACGCCGAACTGCTGGCCACCCGTCTGGATGACCGGCGTTTCCAGGTGGTGACCCTGGAGCCCGTGGTGATCAATGCCGAAGACTTCGACCTGGCGCCCGGCCTCGAAACGCTGCGCAAGGTCGCTGGTCTGTCGGCCATCAGTCTGTCGGTGCCGGTGGGTGCGGTGCTGATTTTCACGGCGCGCTGA
- a CDS encoding TPM domain-containing protein, with protein MALLTEHEQRKVAEAIARVERDTDAELVTVLAARADDYAYIPLLWASLLALVVPGIVHYLTGWLTMHSLLLVQWITFIVLCLLFRVPKITTHLIPRSVRHWRASNLARRQFLEQNLHHTVGSTGMLIFVSEAERYVEILVDEGISSRLDNKNWDAIVAAFTQQVRQGQTLQGFVSCVEACGELLKVHVPVTHVRNELPNRLVVLG; from the coding sequence ATGGCATTACTGACTGAACACGAACAACGCAAAGTCGCCGAGGCAATTGCCCGGGTCGAGCGCGACACCGACGCCGAGCTGGTGACCGTGCTCGCCGCCCGCGCCGACGACTACGCGTACATCCCGCTGCTGTGGGCCAGCCTGCTGGCGCTGGTGGTGCCGGGCATCGTGCATTACCTGACAGGCTGGCTGACCATGCACAGCCTGCTGCTGGTGCAATGGATCACCTTCATCGTCCTGTGCCTGCTGTTCCGGGTGCCCAAAATCACCACCCACCTGATCCCGCGTTCGGTGCGGCATTGGCGCGCTTCCAACCTGGCACGTCGGCAGTTCCTGGAGCAAAACCTGCATCACACGGTGGGCAGCACCGGCATGCTGATCTTCGTCTCGGAAGCCGAGCGATATGTGGAAATTCTGGTGGATGAGGGCATCTCCAGCCGTCTCGACAACAAGAATTGGGACGCGATTGTCGCCGCATTCACCCAACAGGTGCGGCAGGGGCAGACGTTGCAGGGCTTTGTTAGCTGCGTCGAGGCGTGCGGCGAGTTGCTCAAGGTGCATGTGCCGGTGACCCATGTGCGCAATGAGTTGCCGAATCGCTTGGTGGTACTCGGCTGA
- a CDS encoding LemA family protein, producing the protein MNVRQSYRSSLQVATLLVLAMLLTACGINNIPTLDEQAKAAWGQVQNQYQRRADLIPNLVETVKGYAAHEKETLTAVIEARAKATSIQVDASTLDNPEKLKQYQQAQDQLSGALSRLMVVSERYPDLKANQNFLALQSQLEGTENRISVARRDFILAVQKYNTEIRTFPGRLWHSVMYSNLPVRETFEATPGSEKPPEVKF; encoded by the coding sequence ATGAATGTAAGACAGTCCTATCGGTCGAGCCTGCAAGTCGCCACATTGCTCGTACTGGCCATGTTGCTGACCGCTTGCGGCATCAATAACATCCCGACGCTCGATGAACAGGCCAAGGCGGCCTGGGGGCAGGTGCAGAACCAGTATCAGCGGCGTGCCGACCTGATTCCCAACCTGGTGGAAACCGTCAAGGGCTATGCCGCCCATGAAAAAGAAACCCTGACTGCGGTGATCGAGGCCCGGGCCAAAGCCACCTCGATCCAGGTCGACGCCTCCACCCTGGATAACCCGGAAAAGCTCAAGCAGTACCAACAGGCCCAGGATCAGCTCAGTGGCGCCTTGAGTCGTTTGATGGTGGTGTCCGAACGTTATCCGGACCTGAAGGCCAATCAGAATTTCCTCGCCCTGCAGTCGCAACTGGAAGGCACCGAAAATCGCATCAGCGTTGCCCGGCGCGATTTCATCCTCGCGGTGCAGAAGTACAACACCGAGATCCGTACGTTCCCCGGTCGCCTGTGGCACAGCGTGATGTACAGCAACCTGCCGGTTCGCGAAACCTTCGAAGCCACGCCGGGCTCGGAAAAGCCGCCTGAGGTCAAGTTCTGA
- a CDS encoding TPM domain-containing protein, with translation MRALKTGLMLWLWVFALAAQAELSFPQLTGRVVDNAQMIEPAVREQLTQQLQAHEKTTGEQLVVVTLADLQGTDIADFGYQLGRYWGIGQKDKNNGALLIVARDERKLRIEVGYGLEDRLTDAQSSVIINQVITPAFKAGNFSKGISDGVAAMLVVLGGNPLDEPSTVFDSGGNQENDFVSRHPGLFVFLVMLFILTIFICQMLGILPSGGGGGRGSSGGGFGGGGFGGGGGGGFSGGGGSFGGGGSSGGW, from the coding sequence ATGCGAGCGTTGAAAACGGGCCTGATGCTGTGGCTCTGGGTGTTTGCCCTGGCGGCCCAGGCCGAATTGAGTTTTCCCCAGCTGACCGGGCGGGTGGTGGATAACGCCCAGATGATCGAGCCCGCAGTGCGCGAGCAACTGACGCAACAGCTCCAGGCCCATGAAAAAACCACCGGCGAGCAACTGGTGGTGGTCACTCTCGCGGACTTGCAGGGCACCGACATTGCCGACTTCGGCTATCAACTGGGGCGCTACTGGGGCATCGGACAGAAGGACAAGAACAACGGTGCCCTGTTGATCGTCGCGCGCGATGAGCGCAAATTGCGCATCGAAGTCGGCTATGGCCTGGAAGATCGCCTGACCGATGCGCAGAGTTCGGTGATCATCAATCAGGTGATCACTCCGGCGTTCAAGGCTGGCAACTTCAGCAAAGGCATCAGCGACGGTGTCGCGGCGATGTTGGTGGTGCTGGGCGGAAATCCCTTGGATGAACCGTCCACGGTGTTTGACTCCGGCGGCAATCAGGAAAACGATTTCGTCTCGCGACATCCGGGGTTGTTCGTGTTTTTGGTGATGTTGTTCATCCTGACGATTTTCATTTGCCAGATGCTCGGCATCCTGCCTAGCGGCGGGGGCGGTGGTCGCGGCAGCTCGGGCGGCGGATTCGGCGGTGGAGGTTTTGGTGGCGGCGGTGGCGGGGGGTTCAGCGGTGGCGGTGGCAGTTTCGGGGGCGGTGGTTCGTCGGGCGGCTGGTGA
- a CDS encoding phosphatidylserine/phosphatidylglycerophosphate/cardiolipin synthase family protein yields the protein MAGAIFPWREGNSFELLIDGPQFFPRMLVAIARAEEQVELELYLVEAGACAEAMVQALVQAAERGVRVRCLFDDYGSLAFTLALRQRLMAAGVELRFYNRLSWRRWVGNFYRDHRKLLLVDQSMAVVGGTGVTDEFWTPGEDVSEWHEVMVEITGPLVLDWQLLFDRQWIANRHRRAWKPASHFGLPRLPRVPSTGEGMGRVAYADARQHRDILQSLIRALNSGHKRIWLATPYFLPTWKVRRSLRRAAARGVDVRLLLTGPRTDHPSVRYAGHRYYPRLLKSGVKIFEYQPCFLHLKMVLIDDWVSIGSCNFDHWNLRFNLEANLEALDPGLTRDVVASFENDFAQSQEVSLEAWQRRPLWRRVKQRVWGWVDRLVVNLLDRRG from the coding sequence ATGGCCGGTGCAATTTTTCCCTGGCGTGAAGGCAACAGCTTCGAACTGCTGATCGACGGTCCGCAGTTTTTCCCGCGCATGCTGGTGGCGATTGCCCGCGCTGAAGAACAGGTCGAACTGGAGTTGTACCTGGTAGAGGCGGGCGCCTGCGCCGAAGCCATGGTTCAGGCGTTGGTCCAGGCTGCCGAGCGCGGCGTGCGGGTGCGCTGCCTGTTCGATGATTACGGCAGCCTCGCCTTCACTCTGGCGCTGCGACAGCGTTTGATGGCGGCAGGGGTCGAGCTGCGTTTCTACAATCGCCTGAGCTGGCGGCGCTGGGTCGGCAACTTCTATCGTGATCACCGCAAGTTGTTGCTGGTGGACCAGAGCATGGCGGTCGTGGGCGGCACCGGTGTCACCGACGAATTCTGGACACCGGGCGAAGACGTCAGCGAGTGGCACGAAGTGATGGTGGAAATCACCGGTCCACTGGTGCTCGACTGGCAGCTATTGTTCGACCGCCAATGGATTGCCAACCGCCATCGCCGGGCCTGGAAACCCGCCTCGCATTTCGGCCTGCCGCGTCTACCCCGCGTGCCGTCCACGGGCGAGGGCATGGGCCGCGTCGCCTATGCCGACGCCCGCCAGCACCGAGACATTCTACAATCGCTGATCCGCGCCTTGAACAGCGGTCACAAGCGTATCTGGCTGGCGACCCCGTATTTCCTGCCGACCTGGAAAGTCCGCCGCTCACTGCGCCGGGCCGCTGCCCGCGGTGTCGACGTGCGCCTGCTGCTGACCGGGCCGCGCACCGATCACCCGTCCGTGCGTTACGCCGGACATCGCTACTACCCGCGCCTGCTCAAGTCCGGGGTGAAGATATTCGAATACCAGCCGTGTTTCCTGCACCTGAAAATGGTGCTGATCGATGACTGGGTAAGCATCGGCTCGTGTAATTTCGATCACTGGAATTTGCGCTTCAACCTGGAAGCCAACCTCGAAGCGCTGGACCCCGGACTGACCCGGGACGTGGTGGCGAGTTTCGAGAATGACTTCGCCCAGAGCCAGGAGGTCAGCCTGGAGGCATGGCAACGCCGACCGCTGTGGCGGCGGGTCAAGCAGCGGGTGTGGGGATGGGTGGACCGGTTGGTGGTGAATCTGCTGGATCGACGGGGTTGA
- the bglX gene encoding beta-glucosidase BglX, which yields MKKLCLLGLLVSLASHNVLAATTPAPLENKDAFVSNLMKQMTLDEKIGQLRLISIGPEMPRELIRKEIAAGNIGGTFNSITRPENRPMQDAAMRSRLKIPMFFAYDVIHGHRTIFPIPLALASSWDMDAIGLSGRIAAKEAASDSLDITFAPMVDISRDPRWGRTSEGFGEDTYLVSRIAGVMVKAFQGAGANAADSIMASVKHFALYGAVEGGRDYNVVDMSPVKMYQDYLPPYRAAIDAGAGGVMVALNSINGVPATANTWLMNDLLRKEWGFKGLAVSDHGAIFELIKHGVARDGREAAKLAIKAGIHMSMNDTLYGKELPGLLKSGDIQQSDIDNAVRAVLDAKYDMGLFKDPYLRIGKAEDDPADTYADSRLHRTEARDVARRSLVLLKNQNETLPLKKTAKIALVGPLAKAPIDMMGSWAAAGKPAQSVTLFDGMTTALGAQSTLIYARGANITSDKKVLDYLNFLNFDAPEVVDDPRPANVLIDEAVKAAKDADVVVAAVGESRGMSHESSSRTDLNIPQNQRELIRALKATGKPLVLVLMNGRPLSILEEKEQADAILETWFSGTEGGNAIADVLFGDYNPSGKLPITFPRSVGQIPTYYNHLSIGRPFTPGKPGNYTSQYFDDTTGPLFPFGFGLSYTDFSLSDMALSSTTLNKTGKLDASVTVKNTGKRDGETVVQLYIQDVTGSMIRPLKELKNFQKVMLKAGEQKVVHFTITEDDLKFYNTQLKYAAEPGKFNVQIGLDSQDVTQQSFELL from the coding sequence ATGAAGAAGCTGTGTTTGCTGGGCTTGCTCGTCAGCCTGGCCAGTCATAACGTATTGGCCGCCACGACGCCCGCACCTCTGGAGAACAAGGACGCCTTCGTCAGCAACCTGATGAAGCAAATGACCCTCGATGAAAAAATCGGCCAGTTGCGCCTGATCAGCATTGGCCCGGAAATGCCCCGGGAGCTGATCCGCAAGGAAATCGCGGCCGGCAACATCGGCGGTACGTTCAACTCGATCACGCGCCCGGAAAACCGTCCGATGCAGGATGCGGCCATGCGCAGCCGCCTGAAGATCCCGATGTTCTTCGCCTACGACGTGATCCACGGCCACCGCACCATTTTCCCGATCCCGCTGGCCCTGGCGTCGAGCTGGGACATGGACGCCATCGGCCTGTCCGGGCGCATCGCGGCCAAGGAAGCCGCGTCCGACAGCCTCGACATCACCTTTGCGCCGATGGTCGACATCTCCCGCGACCCGCGTTGGGGCCGCACCTCAGAAGGCTTCGGCGAAGATACCTACCTGGTGTCGCGGATTGCCGGCGTGATGGTCAAGGCATTCCAGGGTGCTGGCGCCAATGCGGCCGACAGCATCATGGCCAGCGTCAAGCACTTCGCCCTGTACGGCGCTGTCGAGGGCGGTCGCGACTACAACGTGGTCGACATGAGCCCGGTCAAGATGTACCAGGACTACCTGCCGCCGTACCGCGCCGCGATTGACGCCGGCGCTGGTGGGGTAATGGTGGCGCTGAACTCGATCAACGGCGTGCCGGCCACCGCCAACACCTGGCTGATGAACGACCTGTTGCGCAAGGAATGGGGCTTCAAGGGCCTGGCGGTCAGTGACCACGGAGCGATTTTCGAGCTGATCAAACACGGCGTCGCACGCGATGGCCGTGAAGCCGCGAAGCTGGCGATCAAGGCCGGCATCCACATGAGCATGAACGACACCCTGTACGGCAAAGAACTGCCGGGTTTGCTGAAGTCCGGCGACATCCAGCAAAGCGACATCGACAACGCCGTGCGTGCGGTGCTCGACGCCAAGTACGACATGGGTCTGTTCAAGGACCCGTACCTGCGTATCGGCAAGGCTGAGGATGATCCGGCCGACACCTATGCCGACAGCCGCCTGCACCGCACCGAAGCGCGCGATGTCGCCCGTCGCAGCCTGGTGTTGCTGAAAAACCAGAACGAAACCCTGCCGCTGAAGAAAACCGCGAAAATCGCCTTGGTCGGTCCATTGGCCAAGGCGCCGATCGACATGATGGGCAGCTGGGCCGCCGCCGGTAAACCGGCGCAATCGGTGACCCTGTTCGACGGCATGACCACCGCCCTCGGCGCGCAATCGACGCTGATCTACGCCCGTGGCGCCAACATCACCAGCGACAAGAAAGTCCTCGACTACCTGAACTTCCTCAACTTCGATGCCCCGGAAGTGGTGGATGATCCGCGTCCGGCGAACGTCTTGATCGACGAAGCGGTGAAAGCTGCCAAGGATGCTGACGTTGTGGTTGCCGCTGTCGGCGAATCCCGAGGCATGTCCCACGAATCGTCGAGCCGTACCGATCTGAACATCCCGCAAAACCAGCGTGAGCTGATCCGCGCCTTGAAAGCCACCGGCAAACCGCTGGTGCTGGTGTTGATGAACGGCCGTCCGCTGTCGATCCTCGAAGAGAAGGAACAGGCCGACGCGATCCTGGAAACCTGGTTCAGCGGCACGGAAGGTGGCAACGCCATTGCTGACGTGCTGTTCGGCGACTACAACCCGTCGGGCAAACTGCCGATCACTTTCCCGCGCTCGGTAGGCCAGATTCCGACCTACTACAACCACCTGAGCATTGGCCGGCCGTTCACGCCGGGCAAACCGGGCAATTACACCTCGCAATATTTCGATGACACCACCGGCCCGCTGTTCCCGTTTGGTTTCGGTTTGAGCTACACCGATTTCAGCCTGAGCGACATGGCCCTGTCGTCGACCACGCTGAACAAGACCGGCAAGCTCGACGCCAGCGTCACGGTGAAAAATACCGGCAAGCGGGATGGCGAAACCGTGGTGCAGCTGTACATCCAAGACGTGACCGGCTCGATGATCCGTCCGCTGAAGGAACTGAAGAACTTCCAGAAAGTGATGCTCAAGGCCGGCGAACAGAAAGTCGTGCACTTCACCATCACCGAGGACGACCTGAAGTTCTACAACACCCAGCTCAAATACGCGGCGGAACCGGGCAAGTTCAACGTGCAGATCGGCCTGGATTCCCAGGACGTGACGCAGCAGAGTTTTGAGTTGTTGTAA
- a CDS encoding YegP family protein translates to MSGWFEVSKSINGQFKFVLKAANAETILTSELYATRAAADKGIASVQANSPLDERYEKKTTKDGHPYFNLKAGNHEIIGSSEAYSSESALEKGIASVKANGPTKVIKDKTLPVL, encoded by the coding sequence ATGTCCGGATGGTTCGAAGTGAGCAAAAGCATCAACGGTCAATTCAAGTTTGTGCTGAAAGCAGCGAACGCTGAAACCATTCTGACCAGCGAGCTATACGCCACCCGCGCCGCGGCCGACAAAGGCATCGCGTCGGTGCAGGCCAACAGCCCGCTGGACGAGCGCTACGAGAAGAAAACCACCAAGGATGGCCATCCTTATTTCAATCTCAAGGCCGGTAACCACGAAATTATCGGCAGCAGCGAAGCCTATTCCTCTGAGTCTGCGTTGGAGAAAGGCATCGCCAGCGTCAAGGCGAACGGGCCGACCAAAGTGATCAAGGACAAGACCTTGCCGGTGCTCTGA
- a CDS encoding DUF4917 family protein, whose translation MTDFQDVDAQLEDWAALRTSAVFGGLLVGNGASRAVWDDFGYDSLFENARTVEEKPLSQSELSVFEALQTRSFEQVLSSLKTTSRVNKALAVSSAAPRNRYYAIKEALINTVHAVHIPWRLVQASTLATINQELNRYRTVFTTNYDLLSYWAVQHQPDTISDLFQGAEPGFDLSATATDKTRLLYLHGGLHLVRNQDGTARKLMATEGTLLGTFAINNTIKTLDDVPLFVNEGPSADKLRTIRSSDYLSFCYDQLLGHGDGLCIFGHALGEQDSHIVHALRQAKPKVLAISIYPRSKAFIQHQKRHYAKVFEGTGVELRFFDSKTHALGSPKLTVPVEV comes from the coding sequence ATGACCGATTTCCAGGATGTCGATGCCCAACTTGAAGACTGGGCCGCCTTGCGCACAAGCGCTGTGTTCGGCGGCTTGCTGGTGGGCAACGGCGCCAGCCGCGCGGTGTGGGACGATTTCGGCTACGACTCACTGTTCGAAAATGCTCGCACCGTCGAAGAAAAACCACTGAGCCAATCAGAGCTGAGCGTGTTCGAGGCGCTGCAAACCCGCAGCTTCGAACAAGTGCTGAGCTCGCTGAAAACCACCAGCCGGGTCAACAAAGCCTTGGCTGTCAGCTCCGCCGCACCGCGCAACCGTTACTACGCGATCAAGGAAGCGTTGATCAACACCGTGCACGCGGTGCACATCCCGTGGCGACTGGTCCAGGCCTCGACCCTGGCAACGATCAATCAGGAGCTGAACCGTTACCGCACGGTGTTCACCACCAATTACGACCTGCTCAGCTACTGGGCGGTCCAGCACCAACCGGACACCATCAGCGATTTGTTCCAAGGTGCCGAACCCGGCTTCGACCTGAGCGCCACCGCCACGGACAAGACCCGCTTGCTGTACCTGCACGGTGGCCTGCACCTGGTGCGCAATCAGGACGGCACGGCACGCAAACTCATGGCGACCGAGGGAACGTTGCTGGGCACTTTCGCCATCAACAACACGATCAAGACCCTCGACGACGTGCCGCTGTTCGTCAACGAAGGGCCAAGTGCGGACAAGCTCAGGACCATTCGCAGCTCGGATTACCTGTCGTTTTGCTACGACCAGCTACTGGGTCATGGCGACGGCTTGTGCATTTTTGGGCATGCGCTGGGCGAGCAAGACAGTCACATCGTGCACGCCTTGCGACAGGCGAAACCGAAGGTGCTGGCGATCTCGATTTATCCGCGCAGCAAGGCGTTCATCCAGCATCAGAAGCGGCATTACGCGAAGGTGTTTGAGGGGACGGGCGTGGAGTTGCGGTTTTTTGATTCGAAAACCCATGCGTTGGGTAGCCCGAAGCTGACTGTTCCGGTCGAGGTCTGA
- a CDS encoding ribbon-helix-helix domain-containing protein: MCELYVKADPILYESRSRSLRICGVVTTLRLENQFWDILSEIAEVDGMTTNQLIAKLYEEVMDYRGEVVNFASFLRVSCTRYLSQRRVASPELSVVKRSVK, from the coding sequence ATGTGCGAGCTGTACGTCAAAGCCGATCCGATTCTTTACGAATCGCGCTCCCGCTCTCTGCGCATCTGTGGGGTCGTCACCACGTTGCGCCTGGAGAATCAGTTCTGGGACATCCTCAGCGAAATCGCCGAGGTCGACGGCATGACCACCAATCAGTTGATCGCCAAGCTATATGAAGAGGTGATGGACTACCGTGGCGAGGTGGTGAATTTCGCTTCGTTCTTGCGGGTGAGTTGCACGCGGTATCTGAGTCAGCGGCGGGTGGCCTCTCCGGAATTGTCGGTGGTGAAGCGTTCAGTCAAGTAG
- a CDS encoding DMT family transporter: MSSRENTGMALGLLGVVIFSLTLPFTRIVVQELHPLLNGLGRALFAAVPAALLLLWRREKWPTWQQIKGLSLVIAGVILGFPVLSAWAMQTLPASHGALVNGLQPLCVALYAAWLSHERPSKAFWACAALGSALVLGYALISGAGSIQAGDLLMLGAIAVGGLGYAEGGRLAKEMGGWQVICWALVLSTPLLIGPVVYLALQHQGEISARTWWAFGYVSLFSQFIGFFAWYAGLAMGGIARVSQIQLLQIFFTIAFSALFFGEHVEPITWLFAAGVIVTVMLGRKTAVKPARIATA, from the coding sequence ATGTCTTCTCGCGAAAACACCGGCATGGCCCTGGGCCTGCTCGGCGTCGTTATCTTCAGCCTCACCCTGCCCTTCACGCGGATCGTCGTGCAGGAACTTCATCCATTGCTCAACGGCCTGGGCCGTGCGCTGTTCGCAGCCGTTCCGGCAGCGTTGCTGTTGCTGTGGCGGCGTGAAAAGTGGCCGACGTGGCAACAAATCAAAGGCCTGAGCCTGGTAATCGCCGGGGTGATCCTCGGTTTCCCGGTGTTATCAGCCTGGGCCATGCAAACCTTGCCCGCTTCCCATGGCGCGCTGGTTAACGGCCTGCAACCGCTGTGCGTGGCGTTGTACGCCGCCTGGTTATCCCATGAACGCCCGTCGAAAGCCTTCTGGGCCTGCGCCGCGCTGGGCAGTGCGTTGGTGCTCGGGTATGCGCTGATCAGCGGTGCCGGCAGCATTCAGGCGGGTGATTTGTTGATGCTCGGGGCGATTGCCGTGGGCGGTTTGGGCTACGCCGAAGGTGGCCGGTTGGCCAAGGAGATGGGCGGCTGGCAAGTGATCTGCTGGGCACTGGTGTTGTCGACGCCGCTGCTGATCGGCCCGGTGGTGTACCTGGCGCTGCAACATCAGGGCGAAATTTCAGCCCGGACCTGGTGGGCGTTTGGTTACGTCTCGCTGTTTTCGCAGTTCATTGGCTTCTTCGCCTGGTATGCCGGGCTGGCGATGGGCGGGATTGCGCGGGTCAGTCAGATCCAGTTGCTGCAGATTTTCTTCACCATCGCGTTTTCGGCGTTGTTTTTCGGTGAGCATGTGGAGCCGATTACCTGGCTGTTTGCGGCCGGGGTGATCGTGACGGTGATGCTGGGGCGCAAGACCGCAGTCAAACCCGCGCGCATTGCGACCGCGTAA
- a CDS encoding DJ-1/PfpI family protein → MAAKKILMLVGDYVEDYEVMVPFQALLMVGHTVHAVCPDKSAGQTVRTAIHDFEGDQTYSEKPGHLFALNFDFSKVKAADYDAVLIPGGRAPEYLRLNEKVLELVRDFDKAGKPIAAVCHGAQLLAAAGILEGRECSAYPACAPEVRLAGGTFIDIPVTEGHVQGNLATAPAWPAHPNWLAGFLGLLGTKITL, encoded by the coding sequence ATGGCGGCTAAAAAAATTCTGATGTTGGTCGGCGATTATGTCGAAGACTACGAAGTGATGGTGCCGTTTCAGGCGCTGCTGATGGTCGGTCATACGGTGCACGCCGTCTGCCCGGACAAATCCGCTGGCCAAACCGTGCGCACGGCGATTCATGACTTCGAAGGCGACCAGACCTACAGCGAGAAGCCTGGTCACCTGTTTGCCCTGAACTTCGATTTTTCCAAGGTCAAAGCAGCAGATTACGACGCGGTGCTGATCCCCGGCGGTCGTGCCCCGGAGTACTTGCGCCTGAACGAAAAAGTCCTGGAACTGGTGCGGGACTTCGACAAGGCCGGCAAGCCGATCGCCGCCGTCTGCCACGGAGCGCAATTGCTCGCGGCGGCGGGAATTCTCGAAGGGCGCGAGTGCAGCGCGTACCCGGCCTGTGCGCCAGAGGTGCGCCTGGCTGGCGGCACGTTCATCGATATCCCGGTGACGGAAGGTCACGTTCAAGGCAATCTGGCCACCGCGCCAGCCTGGCCCGCCCACCCGAACTGGCTCGCCGGTTTCCTCGGGTTGCTGGGCACCAAAATCACGCTGTAA
- a CDS encoding SAM-dependent methyltransferase, with product MSVTATPASLAPDHHAQFIDLLQTSLEQNAFIKLVLAKYVGDEADLQRIIIKPVTVKTQPCLSFVYRYKTRDITKNLPLAEGVANIAELLPASFKNAHLLALTDEAQLEYSKKGKSSLFKSKPQQLREVPSAEHNREKNRFLDLSRPFLADLGVTNSKHELIPAMSRKWKQINKFIEVFSHALTSSPLALDKPVRVADFGSGKGYLTFAIHDYLRNTLNAEGEVTGVELREDMVTLCNAAAAKLEHPGLVFKCGDVRSVAPSELDVMIALHACDIATDYAIHTGIRSGASIIMCSPCCHKQIRLQIQSPALLKPMLQYGLHLGQQAEMVTDSLRALFLEACGYETKVFEFISLDHTNKNKMILAVKRAEPIDPAQLLGKIQELKDFYQITEHCLETLLRADGYL from the coding sequence ATGTCTGTCACCGCCACTCCCGCCAGCCTCGCGCCGGACCATCACGCGCAGTTCATCGACCTGCTGCAAACCAGCCTTGAGCAAAACGCCTTTATCAAACTGGTGCTGGCCAAGTACGTCGGCGATGAAGCAGATCTGCAGCGGATCATCATCAAACCGGTGACGGTCAAGACGCAGCCTTGCCTTTCGTTCGTCTATCGCTACAAAACCCGCGACATCACCAAAAACCTGCCGCTGGCCGAAGGCGTGGCGAACATTGCCGAACTGCTGCCTGCCTCGTTCAAAAATGCGCATTTGCTGGCACTGACTGACGAGGCGCAGCTCGAATACAGCAAAAAGGGCAAGAGTTCGCTGTTCAAGAGCAAGCCCCAGCAATTGCGCGAAGTGCCGTCCGCCGAGCACAACCGTGAAAAAAACCGCTTTCTCGACCTGAGCCGGCCGTTCCTTGCCGACCTTGGTGTGACTAACAGCAAGCACGAGTTGATCCCGGCGATGTCGCGCAAGTGGAAGCAGATCAACAAGTTCATTGAAGTCTTCAGCCATGCGCTGACGTCATCGCCGCTGGCGCTGGACAAACCGGTGCGCGTCGCGGACTTCGGTTCGGGCAAGGGTTACCTGACCTTCGCCATCCACGACTACCTGCGCAATACACTTAACGCCGAAGGCGAAGTCACCGGCGTCGAGCTGCGTGAAGACATGGTCACCCTGTGCAATGCCGCGGCGGCCAAGCTTGAACATCCGGGGCTGGTGTTCAAGTGTGGTGACGTGCGCAGTGTGGCGCCGAGCGAGCTGGACGTGATGATCGCGCTGCACGCCTGCGACATCGCCACCGACTATGCGATTCACACCGGCATTCGTTCCGGCGCGTCGATCATCATGTGCTCGCCGTGCTGTCACAAACAGATCCGCCTGCAAATCCAGAGCCCGGCGCTGCTCAAGCCGATGCTGCAATACGGATTGCACCTGGGCCAGCAGGCGGAAATGGTTACTGACAGTTTGCGTGCGCTGTTCCTTGAAGCCTGCGGGTACGAGACCAAGGTGTTCGAGTTCATCTCACTGGACCACACCAACAAGAACAAGATGATCCTGGCGGTCAAGCGCGCCGAGCCGATTGATCCGGCACAGCTGTTGGGCAAGATTCAAGAGCTGAAGGATTTCTACCAGATCACCGAGCATTGCCTCGAAACGCTGCTGCGGGCCGACGGTTACCTTTGA